In Chitinivibrionales bacterium, one genomic interval encodes:
- a CDS encoding DUF4038 domain-containing protein has translation MKSMGVSRALTSAIMIIVASAAVLSAAPSYPVKMSANKRYLVDQNNVPFLIHGDSPQALMVNLSEADADTFFADRQRFGFNAAWVNLLCATYTGGRADGSTFDGIAPFTTSMDLSAPNETYFTRCDHMIQSAASHGITVVLDPCETGSFLSVMKQNGVAKCRAYGRYLGDRYKNFDNIIWMSGNDFQSWSDNYSDSVATAVALGIKDNDTRHLHTVELDYVVSGSLDDPNWAAIVGLDASYTYYPTYAQVLLDYNRALGKMPVFLVEANYEFEGNNGIMTTIKVLREQAYWAMLSGATGEMYGNGYTWPFKSGWKSHYDTPGATQVGYARAFFASRQWWNLVPDQNHNILTKGYGTFASTGFDLAANDYATAAITADSSFFAAYLPSGRTVTIDMTKLRPQVNAQWFDPSSNTSSTITGSPFANTGAHDFTPPATNSGGDGDFVLVLESGQASAAHVPSVKTGGALFTIRNTVQGLRIEFDGNVAPGLKRAALFDAAGRMVKCFVGSAGKDLPVPDGCLVMPGEIPPGVYMFKADFTNKTAAARVVIDKR, from the coding sequence ATGAAATCCATGGGGGTATCACGGGCGTTGACATCAGCGATCATGATTATAGTTGCTTCTGCTGCCGTTCTCAGTGCCGCACCTTCGTATCCGGTCAAAATGAGCGCAAACAAGCGCTACCTTGTCGACCAGAACAATGTTCCGTTCCTCATTCACGGAGATTCGCCACAGGCGCTCATGGTGAACCTTTCCGAGGCAGACGCCGATACGTTTTTCGCGGACCGCCAGCGGTTCGGATTCAACGCCGCGTGGGTCAACCTGCTCTGCGCAACGTACACGGGCGGCCGCGCGGACGGCAGCACCTTCGACGGCATCGCGCCGTTCACGACCTCAATGGACCTTTCCGCGCCCAACGAAACGTACTTTACACGGTGCGACCACATGATCCAGTCTGCCGCGTCGCACGGGATCACCGTGGTACTTGACCCGTGCGAAACAGGCAGCTTCCTTTCCGTGATGAAGCAGAACGGCGTGGCAAAGTGCCGCGCCTACGGCAGATACCTGGGCGACCGGTACAAGAATTTCGACAACATCATCTGGATGAGCGGAAACGACTTCCAGAGCTGGAGCGATAATTATTCAGACTCGGTTGCCACGGCGGTCGCGCTCGGGATCAAGGACAACGACACGAGGCATCTGCACACCGTGGAGCTGGATTATGTGGTGAGCGGGTCGCTCGACGATCCGAATTGGGCGGCCATCGTGGGACTCGACGCGTCGTACACCTATTACCCCACCTATGCGCAGGTGCTTCTGGACTACAACCGCGCGCTCGGCAAAATGCCCGTTTTCTTAGTGGAGGCGAACTACGAGTTCGAGGGAAACAACGGCATCATGACCACTATAAAGGTGCTCCGTGAACAGGCATACTGGGCCATGCTTTCGGGCGCCACCGGCGAAATGTACGGCAACGGCTACACGTGGCCCTTCAAGTCGGGATGGAAATCGCATTACGACACCCCGGGCGCCACCCAGGTCGGCTACGCAAGGGCGTTTTTCGCGTCGCGGCAGTGGTGGAACCTCGTGCCCGACCAGAACCACAATATCCTGACGAAAGGATACGGCACGTTCGCGTCCACCGGCTTCGACCTCGCGGCAAACGATTACGCGACCGCGGCAATCACGGCGGACAGTTCGTTTTTCGCAGCATATCTTCCGTCAGGCAGGACGGTCACGATAGACATGACGAAGCTCCGTCCACAGGTCAACGCCCAGTGGTTCGACCCTTCCAGCAACACGTCCTCAACAATCACGGGCTCGCCGTTTGCAAATACGGGTGCGCACGATTTTACGCCGCCCGCGACCAACAGCGGCGGCGACGGGGATTTCGTGCTGGTGCTCGAGTCCGGCCAGGCGTCGGCTGCACATGTCCCGTCGGTGAAGACCGGCGGCGCTTTGTTTACAATCAGGAACACCGTACAGGGCCTGCGTATCGAGTTTGACGGGAACGTCGCCCCGGGCCTTAAGCGCGCCGCGCTGTTTGACGCGGCCGGACGGATGGTGAAATGTTTCGTCGGGTCTGCCGGAAAGGATTTGCCGGTTCCCGACGGATGCCTCGTGATGCCCGGTGAAATACCTCCGGGGGTGTATATGTTCAAGGCGGATTTCACAAACAAGACGGCCGCGGCGCGCGTCGTGATTGACAAGAGATAG